In Drosophila bipectinata strain 14024-0381.07 chromosome 2R, DbipHiC1v2, whole genome shotgun sequence, one genomic interval encodes:
- the LOC108123128 gene encoding cytochrome P450 9b2-like: protein MALLEISVAILVLGFLLYKWGTATFRTFEERKLHYEKPVPFLGNMVGSALQRSSFQKDLSEFYDKTRQHKVVGFFNLRTPMVQINDPELIKKVCVKDFDHFPNHQFFLSINERLINDMLNVMRDQRWKHMRTTLTPVFTAAKMRNMFTLMNDGFAECLQYLGAQSDKKGFEVDMKVLFNKLSNDVIATTAFGLKVNSFDNPGNEFYQIGQSLVFSRGIQFFKFMLSLLMPKVFIFLKMKIFESSKVEYFVRLVVGAMKYREEHNINRPDMIQLLMEAKKEGAENWTDDEIVAQCFIFFFAAFENNSNLMCTTSFELLHNPDIQERLYEEAKEIQESLNGGSLTYDAVQKMTYMDMVVSESLRKWSLAGATDRHCAKDYTLTDDDGNVLFDFKVGDRVNIPIAGLHWDKRYFPDPQKFDPERFSEERKNEIVPYTYLPFGVGPRNCIGNRYALMQVKGMLYNLILQYKIEASPRTIKDLWGSARGFNITPRSGFWMRLVPRK, encoded by the exons ATGGCACTCCTTGAAATAAGCGTCGCCATTTTGGTACTTGGTTTTCTGCTCTACAAGTGGGGCACCGCCACCTTCAGGACCTTCGAGGAAAGAAAGCTCCATTATGAGAAGCCAGTCCCATTCTTGGGCAACATGGTTGGATCGGCCTTACAAAGATCGTCGTTTCAGAAAGATCTCTCTGAATTCTACGATAAAACTCGCCAGCA CAAAGTTGTGGGCTTCTTCAATCTGCGTACCCCTATGGTCCAGATAAACGATCCCGAACTGATCAAGAAGGTCTGTGTCAAGGACTTTGATCACTTTCCCAACCACCAGTTCTTCCTCAGTATCAATGAGCGACTAATAAACGATATGCTGAACGTGATGAGAGACCAGCGGTGGAAGCACATGAGGACTACCCTTACTCCTGTTTTTACGGCCGCCAAGATGCGGAATATGTTCACCCTGATGAACGATGGGTTCGCCGAGTGCCTCCAGTACCTGGGCGCCCAGTCTGACAAAAAAGGATTCGAGGTGGACATGAAGGTGCTGTTCAACAAGCTCTCCAATGATGTGATCGCCACCACGGCTTTTGGGCTAAAGGTCAACTCCTTCGATAATCCTGGCAACGAGTTCTACCAGATCGGACAGTCGCTCGTTTTCTCTCGCGGAATCCAGTTCTTTAAGTTTATGCTGTCCCTCCTTATGCCCAAAGTATTCATT TTccttaaaatgaaaatttttgagAGCAGTAAAGTGGAATACTTTGTGCGTCTGGTGGTGGGAGCCATGAAATACCGGGAGGAGCACAACATCAACCGCCCCGACATGATTCAGCTCCTCATGGAGGCCAAAAAGGAGGGGGCAGAAAATTGGACGGATGACGAGATCGTGGCCCAGTGCTTCATTTTCTTCTTTGCTGCCTTCGAGAATAACTCCAACTTGATGTGTACCACCTCCTTTGAGTTGTTGCACAATCCCGACATCCAGGAACGACTCTACGAGGAGGCAAAGGAAATCCAAGAGTCCTTGAACGGCGGCTCTCTTACCTACGACGCTGTCCAGAAGATGACCTACATGGATATGGTGGTGTCGGAATCCTTGAGAAAGTGGAGTCTAGCTGGAGCCACGGATCGCCATTGTGCCAAGGACTACACCCTCACCGACGATGATGGCAACGTGCTATTTGACTTCAAGGTGGGCGACAGGGTCAACATTCCCATAGCAGGCCTCCACTGGGACAAACGCTACTTCCCGGACCCTCAGAAATTCGATCCTGAAAGATTCAGTGAGGAGCGTAAGAATGAAATAGTTCCCTACACCTATTTGCCGTTCGGCGTGGGTCCCCGCAACTGCATTG GAAATCGCTATGCCCTGATGCAGGTCAAGGGAATGCTGTACAACCTGATTCTCCAGTACAAAATCGAAGCCTCTCCCCGCACTATCAAGGATCTCTGGGGCTCGGCTCGAGGATTCAACATCACCCCCAGGTCTGGCTTTTGGATGCGTTTGGTGCCgcgaaaataa
- the LOC108123127 gene encoding cytochrome P450 9b2-like, with product MALLEIFFGLLAVGFLIYKWGISSFNAFEDRKLPYEKPWPFFGNIASSALQKMSFQRQLSEYYNRNRQHKVVGLFNMRTPMVQINDPEIIKKICVKDFDHFPNHQTFINSKERLLNDMLTVMKDQRWKRMRNTLSPVFTAAKMRNMFTLMNDGFAECLQHLSSQSNSEGFEVDMKVLFNKLSNDVIATTAFGLKVNSFDNPGNEFYEIGQSLVFSRGIQLFKFFLVSLLPTLFNFFKMTIFESSKVEYFVRLVVEAMKYREEHNINRPDMIQLLMEAKKEGEDNWTDDEIVAQCFIFFFAAFENNANLLCTTSFELLHNPEIQERLYEEAKEIQESLKGGSLTYDAVQKMTYMDMVVSESLRKWTLAAATDRYCSKDYTLTDDDGKVLFDFKVGDRVSIPIAGLHRDEKYFPDPQKFDPERFSEERKNELVPYTYLPFGVGPRNCIGNRYALMQVKGMLYNLILQYKIEPSPRTIKDLWASARGFNLTPRSDFWIKLVPRK from the exons ATGGCTCTCCTGGAAATTTTTTTCGGCCTTCTGGCTGTGGGCTTTCTGATCTACAAGTGGGGTATTTCATCATTCAACGCTTTCGAGGATCGGAAACTGCCCTATGAAAAGCCCTGGCCATTTTTTGGAAACATTGCCAGCTCGGCCTTACAAAAGATGTCTTTTCAGAGGCAGCTGAGCGAGTACTACAATCGGAACCGGCAACA CAAAGTTGTAGGTCTGTTTAACATGCGAACGCCGATGGTCCAGATAAATGATCCTGAGATCATTAAAAAGATCTGTGTCAAGGATTTTGACCACTTCCCCAACCACCAGACGTTCATCAACTCCAAGGAGCGCCTGCTGAACGATATGCTCACGGTGATGAAGGACCAGCGTTGGAAGCGCATGCGGAATACCCTGTCCCCGGTCTTCACGGCTGCTAAGATGCGGAATATGTTCACCCTGATGAACGACGGATTCGCCGAGTGTCTCCAGCACCTGAGCTCTCAGTCCAATTCAGAAGGTTTCGAGGTGGACATGAAGGTGCTTTTTAACAAGCTCTCCAACGACGTAATCGCGACAACTGCTTTCGGGCTAAAGGTCAACTCCTTTGATAATCCCGGCAACGAGTTCTACGAGATCGGTCAGTCATTGGTGTTCTCTAGAGGAATACAGCTGTTCAAGTTCTTCCTGGTATCTCTTCTGCCAACGTTGTTCAAT TTCTTCAAAATGACCATTTTTGAAAGCAGTAAGGTGGAATACTTTGTTCGTTTGGTAGTGGAGGCGATGAAGTATCGCGAGGAGCACAACATCAACCGTCCCGACATGATTCAGCTCCTCATGGAGGCCAAGAAGGAAGGCGAGGACAACTGGACGGATGACGAAATCGTGGCCCAGTGCTTCATTTTCTTCTTTGCCGCCTTCGAGAACAATGCCAATTTGCTCTGCACCACCTCCTTCGAGCTGTTGCACAACCCGGAAATCCAAGAACGCCTCTACGAGGAAGCAAAGGAAATCCAAGAGTCCTTGAAAGGCGGCTCTCTCACCTACGACGCGGTCCAGAAGATGACCTACATGGACATGGTGGTGTCGGAATCGCTTAGAAAATGGACCTTGGCAGCTGCCACCGATCGCTACTGTTCCAAGGACTACACCCTCACCGACGACGATGGCAAAGTGCTGTTTGACTTTAAGGTGGGCGACAGGGTCAGCATTCCGATTGCAGGACTCCACCGGGACGAAAAATACTTCCCGGATCCTCAGAAATTCGATCCAGAAAGATTCAGCGAGGAGCGTAAGAATGAATTGGTTCCCTACACCTACTTGCCGTTCGGCGTGGGTCCCCGTAACTGCATTG GTAATCGCTATGCCCTGATGCAGGTCAAGGGAATGCTGTATAACCTGATTCTGCAGTACAAAATCGAGCCATCACCGAGGACCATTAAGGATCTTTGGGCTTCTGCCCGTGGTTTTAATTTGACGCCCAGATCCGACTTCTGGATCAAATTGGTGCCgcgaaaataa